A stretch of the Alnus glutinosa chromosome 6, dhAlnGlut1.1, whole genome shotgun sequence genome encodes the following:
- the LOC133871887 gene encoding probable ubiquitin-conjugating enzyme E2 18, whose product MTSSSAPSRKALSKIACNRLQKELVEWQVNPPAGFKHKVTDNLQRWVIEVNGAPGTLYANETYQLQVDFPEHYPMEAPQVIFVPPAPLHPHIYSNGHICLDILYDSWSPAMTVSSICISILSMLSSSTVKQRPADNDRYVKNCRNGRSPKETRWWFHDDKV is encoded by the exons ATGACCAGCTCCTCTGCCCCTTCACgcaag GCTCTAAGCAAGATCGCCTGCAATCGGCTCCAGAAAGAGCTCGTGGAATGGCAAGTTAATCCTCCTGCAGGATTTAAACACAAGGTTACTGATAATCTTCAGAG ATGGGTGATCGAAGTCAACGGAGCTCCAGGGACTCTGTACGCAAATGAAACCTACCAGCTTCAGGTTGATTTTCCTGAGCATTACCCTATGGAGGCACCACAG GTGATTTTTGTGCCCCCAGCTCCTCTGCACCCCCACATTTATAGCAATGGCCATATCTGTTTAG ATATCCTGTATGATTCATGGTCTCCAGCCATGACCGTCAGTTCCATCTGTATCAGCATTCTATCCATGTTATCAAGTTCAACTGTTAAG CAACGACCGGCGGATAATGATCGTTATGTGAAGAATTGTAGGAATGGTAGGTCTCCCAAGGAGACAAGATGGTGGTTCCATGATGATAAAGTGTAA
- the LOC133870447 gene encoding uncharacterized protein LOC133870447 yields the protein MNQMLTLRLPSMALSFTTALYSWRSRPGPNLLRVRPAFTALRPLSLFYNKIGVLAFCSSDSLSVPEESSKRGLLKPGLYIVGTPIGNLEDITLRALRVLRSAAVILSEDTRHSGKLLHHYNIETPLLSYHKFNESHREKTVLKRLKQGEIVALISDAGTPGISDPGMELAKLCVDENIPVIPIPGPSALVAALSAAGLATDEFTFVGFLPKHAGSRRERLMVSANEMTTQIFYVPPHKLNQFLEETFLHFGGSRRCVIAREMTKIHEEFWRGTLGEAKEVFSSHQPKGEITLLIEGKTKSTVETPSECQLENELRNLISSGHSLSTAVKLVAGGTSVSRKVIYSLALKKFGKQLGAEDDSN from the exons ATGAACCAGATGTTAACTCTACGGCTTCCTTCGATGGCGCTTTCTTTCACTACAGCTCTATATTCGTGGCGCTCTCGACCAGGCCCTAATCTCCTCCGCGTTCGACCGGCGTTCACAGCTCTCCGACCACTCTCTCTTTTCTATAACAAAATCGGCGTCCTCGCTTTCTGTTCCAGCGATTCCTTATCAGTCCCCGAAGAATCATCAAAACGC GGCCTGCTTAAGCCTGGTTTATATATTGTAGGAACACCAATTGGAAATCTCGAAGATATCACCTTACG CGCTCTCCGCGTGCTGAGATCAGCGGCTGTGATACTCTCAGAAGACACGAGGCATTCGGGGAAGTTGCTTCACCATTACAATATCGAAACTCCGCTT CTGAgctatcacaaattcaatgaatCTCATAGAGAAAAGACTGTGTTAAAGAGGCTGAAGCAAGGTGAGATCGTGGCGTTGATAAGCGATGCCGGTACTCCGGGCATAAGTGATCCTGGCATGGAATTG GCAAAGTTATGTGTGGACGAAAATATTCCTGTTATTCCTATTCCTGGGCCTTCTGCTCTGGTAGCAGCTCTTTCGGCCGCCGGTTTGGCTACTGATGAATTTACATTTG TTGGGTTTCTTCCTAAGCATGCCGGATCGAGAAGAGAGAGGCTGATGGTTTCTGCAAATGAGATGACAACTCAAATATTCTACGTTCCTCCGCACAAGCTTAACCAGTTTCTTGAAGaaacttttttacattttggTGGCTCTAG ACGATGTGTCATAGCTCGGGAGATGACAAAAATACATGAAGAG TTTTGGCGGGGTACATTGGGGGAAGCGAAAGAAGTGTTCTCGTCTCACCAACCAAAGGGAGAAATTACACTATTAATTGAAGGGAAGACAAAATCTACGGTTGAAACTCCGTCAGAATGTCAGCTTGAGAATGAATTGAGAAATTTGATCTCCAGTGGGCATAGTCTTTCTACA GCTGTCAAGTTGGTGGCTGGCGGAACATCAGTCAGTAGGAAAGTGATATATTCACTTGCATTGAAGAAATTTGGGAAGCAACTTGGAGCAGAGGATGATTCAAATTAA
- the LOC133870446 gene encoding cytokinin dehydrogenase 5: MATKLLLTFAIYQLIVTVGLTVEPTELLRLGVDGQLSVDPSDMEKASLDFGMMSRVEPLAVFHPASAEDISKLVKAAYGSVRGFTVSARGHGHSINGQAQTSKGVVVEMSGSRGRRLGFGKPALPRVFEEERYVDVWGGELWIDVLRSTLEHGLAPKSWTDYLYLSVGGTLSNAGISGQAFNHGPQISNVYELDVVTGKGEPLTCSEEQNTELFHAVLGGLGQFGIITRARIPLEPAPQRVRWIRALYSNFSAFTKDQELLISLHGRPASQKFDYVEGFVIVDDGLINNWRSSFFSPRNPVKITSFNANGTGVLYCLEVTKNYDESTANTIDQEIEALLEKLDFIPTSVFTTDLPYVDFLDRVHKNEVKLRSKGLWDVPHPWLNLFVPGSRIADFDKGVFKGILGKKTSGPILIYPMNKDKWDHRTSVVTPDEDVFYLVAFLRSALDTSDETQTLDYLTHQNRQILRFCDDAGIRLKQYLPHHTTQAEWADHFGDKWAPFLQRKMEFDPRSILATGQLIFKPSFTTSVASW, from the exons ATGGCTACTAAGCTACTTTTAACGTTCGCTATATATCAGCTAATTGTTACCGTAGGATTGACCGTGGAGCCCACAGAGCTTCTCCGGCTCGGGGTCGACGGTCAGCTCAGCGTTGACCCATCCGATATGGAGAAGGCGTCGCTTGACTTTGGCATGATGAGCAGAGTCGAGCCGCTGGCCGTTTTCCACCCGGCCTCAGCGGAGGACATATCGAAACTCGTCAAGGCGGCTTACGGGTCGGTTCGTGGGTTCACGGTCTCGGCGAGAGGGCACGGGCATTCCATAAACGGGCAGGCTCAGACGAGCAAAGGGGTGGTGGTTGAGATGAGCGGCTCGAGGGGGAGGCGGCTCGGCTTCGGGAAGCCGGCTCTGCCTCGGGTCTTCGAGGAAGAACGGTATGTGGACGTGTGGGGTGGGGAGCTGTGGATAGATGTGCTGAGGTCTACCCTGGAGCATGGGCTTGCGCCAAAGTCATGGACGGATTACTTGTATTTGTCAGTCGGTGGAACCCTCTCAAATGCTGGAATTAGTGGCCAAGCTTTCAATCATGGACCTCAGATTAGCAATGTCTATGAGCTTGACGTTGTTACAG gcAAGGGTGAGCCATTAACATGTTCAGAAGAACAAAACACAGAGCTTTTCCATGCCGTTCTTGGTGGCCTTGGGCAATTTGGAATCATCACTAGGGCTAGAATTCCTCTTGAACCTGCTCCCCAAAGA GTGAGGTGGATCAGAGCACTCTACTCCAACTTTTCCGCCTTCACCAAGGACCAAGAACTCCTCATCTCTCTGCATGGACGCCCGGCAAGCCAGAAATTTGACTATGTTGAGGGTTTTGTTATTGTGGATGACGGGCTTATTAACAACTGGAGATCCTCCTTCTTCTCCCCACGTAACCCTGTTAAAATCACCTCTTTTAATGCTAATGGTACAGGTGTTTTATATTGCCTGGAGGTCACCAAAAATTATGATGAATCAACCGCCAATACCATCgatcag GAAATAGAGGCTCTGTTGGAAAAATTAGACTTCATACCCACATCAGTCTTCACAACTGATCTCCCTTACGTGGATTTCTTGGACCGGGTCCACAAGAACGAGGTGAAGCTCCGGTCCAAGGGTTTGTGGGACGTGCCGCACCCGTGGCTCAACCTTTTCGTGCCCGGGTCAAGGATTGCTGACTTCGATAAGGGCGTGTTTAAGGGCATTTTGGGAAAGAAGACAAGCGGGCCCATTCTCATCTACCCTATGAACAAAGACAA GTGGGACCATAGGACCTCGGTGGTGACGCCAGATGAGGACGTGTTTTACCTTGTGGCGTTTCTTAGGTCGGCCTTGGATACTTCCGATGAGACCCAGACGTTGGATTACCTGACGCACCAGAACCGCCAGATCCTGCGCTTCTGTGATGATGCAGGGATCCGGCTTAAACAGTACCTGCCCCACCACACTACACAAGCTGAGTGGGCGGACCACTTTGGAGATAAGTGGGCCCCGTTTCTTCAGAGGAAGATGGAGTTTGATCCCCGGAGCATTTTAGCTACCGGCCAGCTTATATTTAAGCCCTCCTTCACTACTTCAGTGGCTTCCTGGTGA